One genomic window of Scatophagus argus isolate fScaArg1 chromosome 16, fScaArg1.pri, whole genome shotgun sequence includes the following:
- the LOC124073029 gene encoding uncharacterized protein LOC124073029 codes for MSKLHLLSHTAQIKLIRCWMAADECRMMKMSGRVTSCCVVLFLVLTCVSAVQRLNSISDLKKINFGQTVPKHSLLLLHWFANAVDIDYNSVIRLTFDPDGGDYGSHHYGNYEELLNPLPRGYRYFTVGNLYQGTDELPDYVVNSPREYVGRNRDRIIIRVREQRIDQVYITQHYDTSEGQGTAYDPGHTYQITTNLLRQLREFSVRDNQMPLSHLRNRFESDADVNHIKNTWGKLACLGLLLFIVIEEKYCSNQRNNRLRNNNTAAYSNRQVNSNRSVNSNRPVNSNRPVNNNILINIDPDTNNTLESMNSQGNRQGCRCSCAMVTCVLFILVVLILCLCIYFLRR; via the exons ATGTCCAAGTTACACCTTCTATCACACACAGCTCAGATCAAACTGATCAGATGCTGGATGGCAGCAGACGAATGCAG gatgatgaagatgtcAGGAAGAGTCACAAGTTGCTGTGTAGTTCTGTTCCTTGTCCTGACCTGTGTGTCAGCTGTACAAAGGCTCAATTCAATCAGCGATTTGAAGAAAATCAACTTTGGCCAAACTGTACCCAAGCACAGTCTTTTGCTGCTCCACTGGTTTGCCAACGCAGTTGACATCGACTATAACAGTGTCATCAGGCTGACATTTGACCCAGACGGTGGAGATTATGGTTCACATCATTACGGCAACTATGAGGAGCTGTTGAACCCTTTGCCTCGAGGCTACCGGTACTTCACTGTTGGCAATCTCTATCAAGGCACTGATGAACTTCCAGATTATGTTGTCAACTCCCCACGGGAGTATGTtggaagaaacagagacaggatCATCATAAGAGTCCGGGAGCAGAGGATAGACCAAGTGTATATCACACAGCATTATGACACTTCTGAAGGTCAAGGGACAGCTTATGATCCAGGTCATACCTACCAGATCACTACGAACCTCTTAAGACAGCTCAGAGAGTTTTCTGTGAGGGACAACCAAATGCCACTGTCGCATCTCAGGAACCGCTTTGAAAGTGACGCTGATGTAAACCACATCAAAAACACATGGGGTAAGCTTGCTTGCCTTGGACTGCTGTTGTTTATTGTGATCGAAGAAAAGTACTGCTCCAATCAACGTAATAACAGACTGCGGAATAACAACACAGCGGCATACAGCAACAGACAAGTAAACAGCAACAGATCAGTAAACAGCAACAGACCAGTGAACAGCAACAGACCAGTAAACAACAATATATTAATCAACATCGATCCAGATACCAACAACACTCTGGAATCCATGAACAGTCAAGGAAACAGACAAGGTTGCCGATGCAGTTGTGCTATGGTAACCTGTGTTTTGTTCATACTTGTTGTGTTAATtttatgtttgtgcatttattttctaCGTAGATAG